A single genomic interval of Stenotrophomonas bentonitica harbors:
- a CDS encoding SURF1 family protein produces MMRKHTRLIGWVAAVLVIIGFSQLGLWQLHRMHEKQALLDQQVPARAQTLSLADAQAAPPQLRWVDDHGRFLPGTVLLDNQTRAGRAGIKLYQPFRSDGGAVVLVDLGWLPMPPNRQLPTVVPREGEVRIAGLLAPPPATGLALGPALTPASQPAVWLANRMPPADVAAALGLPPASLRSAVLRLDPALPGGYARDLELLPNTLPPSRHLGYAVQWFGLALTVLVVALVLEWRRRRPCTPSPP; encoded by the coding sequence ATGATGCGCAAGCACACACGCCTGATCGGCTGGGTGGCCGCCGTGCTGGTCATCATCGGTTTCTCCCAGCTGGGCCTTTGGCAGCTGCACCGCATGCATGAAAAGCAGGCCCTGCTGGACCAGCAGGTGCCGGCCCGCGCGCAGACCCTGAGCCTGGCCGACGCCCAGGCCGCACCGCCGCAGCTGCGCTGGGTCGACGACCACGGGCGTTTCCTGCCGGGTACCGTGCTGCTGGACAACCAGACCCGCGCCGGGCGCGCCGGCATCAAGCTCTACCAGCCGTTCCGCAGCGACGGCGGCGCAGTCGTGCTGGTCGACCTGGGCTGGCTGCCGATGCCGCCCAACCGCCAACTGCCGACCGTGGTTCCGCGCGAAGGCGAAGTCCGCATCGCCGGCCTGCTCGCTCCGCCCCCGGCCACCGGGCTTGCACTGGGCCCGGCGCTGACCCCGGCCTCGCAGCCCGCCGTGTGGCTGGCCAACCGCATGCCGCCTGCGGATGTAGCTGCCGCGCTGGGCCTGCCGCCCGCCAGCCTGCGCAGCGCCGTGCTGCGCCTGGATCCGGCGCTGCCCGGCGGCTACGCCCGCGACCTCGAACTGCTGCCCAACACCCTGCCGCCCAGCCGCCACCTCGGCTACGCCGTGCAGTGGTTCGGCCTGGCCCTGACCGTGCTGGTCGTGGCGCTGGTGCTCGAATGGCGCCGCCGACGTCCCTGCACACCGTCCCCGCCGTAG
- a CDS encoding twin transmembrane helix small protein, producing the protein MNDSLKTLLVIAFLIVIVWNLGAGLYYLLVDRGQTKRTVNALTRRIAVSVALIALVAIGIYTGWIKPHGIGG; encoded by the coding sequence ATGAATGATTCGTTGAAGACCCTGCTGGTAATCGCGTTTCTGATCGTCATCGTCTGGAATCTGGGCGCCGGTCTGTACTACCTGCTGGTCGACCGCGGCCAGACCAAGCGCACCGTCAATGCGCTCACCCGGCGCATCGCGGTGTCGGTGGCGCTGATTGCACTGGTGGCGATCGGCATCTACACCGGCTGGATCAAACCCCACGGCATCGGTGGTTGA